The DNA sequence TCGGGATGACAAAATGGTACCTCCAAAACGGTCTCTTCTCGTTGCCTGCAAATCCATGGGATAGCTTCCGTAGGCTATTTTATCTTTAAAATTGATATTATTAAAGAGGTCTTCGCCGGTTAATGTATATTCACCAATAATTCTAACACCTTCGCGAATATAGAGTTCATCTGCATACTGATGTAAAACAGCATTTTCAAACCCAATAGCTTCTTGATTTAAATATTTAACAATTGCGGGTAATTCTTTAACGGCTGCCTGGTAGTTTTTGTGAATGTTATTTTCATCAAGAGAATCGGTGTTGAATATCTGAAAGGCATTGATAACAACTGAACCATCATCTTGTAAGGAAAGATTAAGTCTTCTGAGTTGAAATGCGCTTGATGAAGGGGTATAGCTTAGCATATTGGGATATCCCCAGGCTGTCTTAGCAGTTGCGCCGGTATAAATGGAGTTATCGGTGTTAAGGTAGGCTTTTATCTTGGGCCAGTCAGCACCTTTTACAGAGAAAACCAGGGTTGCAGCAGCGTATTCATTTTTCATACCAAGCTCTTCGCGCCCGACGTTATAGGGAACCCCCGAAGCTCTTGCGAATTTCGCATCCCTGCTGGCATCTATAAAGACTTTGCCCTTAACATGAAAAGTATTGCCGGCTTTTGTATAAGAAAGCCCTACTACTTTATTGTCTTGTTTAATAGGGGTAATGTCAGATACGCCGAGGTGCCTATCTACTTTTTCTTTTTGAAGCAGATTGGTAAAATATTTTTTGGTTTTTGGAATATCAATATTCGCGCTATCAGCAGTCTCATCGTAAAACTCTTTAAAAAAACCTGCATTGACAGTTTGAAAAGTATTTGGAGCAATATAGTTCATGTCTAACATGCTGAGCATGCCAGAAGTATAAAGTCCGCCTACATCTGATCTTGTATCGACTAGAAGTACGCGGGAACCGTTTCTTGCACTGCTTATGGCCGCGCTGATACCTTCTGGGTCGCTCCCAATAATTATTACATCATAGGAAAACCCGTAATAAGGTGCAGCTAAAATGGGTATAATAGAAAACAATAAAGAAATAATACAGTATAGTAAAGTAAGTGAAAAAGATTTTTTAACATTAAATAATTGCATCGTCTGATCTCCAAATGTATTAGACTTAGCGCCCATACGATCTATTTATAATATTTTAGTATATAAATATTTAAGGTGTTTTATTCCTAAGAAGAATAGAAAGATATATTTATTACGAGTTATCAAGGGTCTAAAGGGCTGCGGTGTTAGAAAAAAATCTTAAAAAGGAAATGGATTACTCCTTGAGATTTTTTTAAATATGTAGTATGATTTAATGTGGTATGTAAGGAATAGAAATATTTTTATTTAAAAATTATAAATAGATTGTAGAGGTAATGATCATAGAAAGTATATTATTTAATCAATTAGAAATTACAGAAGAAATTAAAAAAGCCGTTACAGATATGGGCTTTGAAGAAACAACACCTATTCAGACAAAAGCTATACCCGTTATCCTAGAAGGAAAAGACGTTATAGCACAGGCACCTACTGGAACAGGAAAAACCTGTGCATTTGGTATTCCGGCAATTGAGGCGATACAGACAGACAATGATAAAGTACAAGTTCTTATACTTTGTCCAACACGTGAGCTTGTTATTCAGACATCAGAAGAATTAAAATCTTTATATAAGTATAAAGAAGGTGTACGTGCACTGCCAATCTATGGCGGTCAGCAGATTGACAGACAGATTCTTGCGCTTAAAAAAAGACCTCAAATTATTATTGGAACACCAGGAAGGGTTATGGACCACTTGCGTCGTAAAACGCTTAAATTTGAACATCTTAATATGATAGTACTTGATGAAGCCGATGAAATGCTTAATATGGGTTTTCGTGAAGATATAGATATTATCTTAGAAAGTGTACCGGAAGAGAGACAATTTGTACTCTTTTCAGCAACACTGCCTAAGGCAATTATGGATATTGCAAACAAATACCAAAAAGATGCAGTAAAGATCAATGTAGTTCACAAAGTGATGACAGTGCCTACAGTAGAACAATTTTATCTTGAAACGAGAGAAAGCAGTAAGGTTGAAGTTTTATCTCGTATAATAGATGCTAATAATTTCAAGCTTTCAGTGGTATTTTGTAATACTAAAAAGAGAGTGGATGATCTTTGTAAGGATCTTCAGACAAGAGGTTATAGTGCAGAAGCGCTTCATGGTGATATGAAGCAATTACAAAGAGATAATGTTATGGGACGCTTCAGAAGCGGACTTATAGATATTCTGATTGCCACAGATGTAGCAGCCAGAGGCATCGATGTAGATGATATTGATGCCGTATTTAACTATGATGTGCCTAGTGATGAAGAATACTATGTGCATAGAATAGGCAGAACTGGACGCGCAAAAAGAGAAGGTGTATCTTATACTTTTGCTGCCGGCAGAGAGCTTAGCAAACTTAGAGATATCCAGAAGTATACAAAAAGTAAAATTAAGCTTATTAAACCACCAACTATAGAAGATATTAAAGAAAATAAATTATCTGGTATATTAGATGAAGTTAAGGATGTTTTAGAGCAAGGCAAGTTAACTAAATACGTTAAATATATCGAACAAATGTTAGATGAACTCGGTGATGTAAGCCAAGATAACTATGCAACCTCTTTAGAACTTGCAGCAGCTTTTCTTAAAATGACTATGAAAAAAACTATTATGGGTTCTTCAAAAGACGTAAAACCAGAAGATTTAAGTTCAGGAATGAGCGCGAGCATAGATGCTTACGAAGGAAATATGGTAAGACTCTTTATCAACGTTGGTAAAAAAGACAACCTTCAAATCAATGACCTTGTTAAGTTTATTGCATCGAATACCAATATAGAAGGCAAATCAATAGGCAAAGTAGATATGTTAGATAAATTCTCTTTCTTCGAAATACCAAAAACACATTTGGGAGAAGCAATGTCTAATCTTATTGACCAAACCTTAAAAGGCAGAAAAGTTAACCTTGAAGTTGCCAATAAAAAACAAGGTGGACGCGGCGGACGCAGCAGCCAAGGCGGTTCACAAGGATCTGGTAATAAAAGCTATAGCAGAAGATAATCCGAGCGACGGATAATCCAAATACAAAACTAAGAAGACATAGGCCATATCACTGTGATATAGGCCTATGTCTTTTTAGTTTCTATCCCATACGGTAAATTCAAAGGAGCAGTTATCAGATGTAAGGGTGCTGCCTTTGAAGCGTTGTACTAGTGTGAAATCATCGGAGTAACTAGGAAACGGCGTATCGCCTTCGATCACTT is a window from the Cellulosilyticum sp. I15G10I2 genome containing:
- a CDS encoding FAD-dependent oxidoreductase, giving the protein MQLFNVKKSFSLTLLYCIISLLFSIIPILAAPYYGFSYDVIIIGSDPEGISAAISSARNGSRVLLVDTRSDVGGLYTSGMLSMLDMNYIAPNTFQTVNAGFFKEFYDETADSANIDIPKTKKYFTNLLQKEKVDRHLGVSDITPIKQDNKVVGLSYTKAGNTFHVKGKVFIDASRDAKFARASGVPYNVGREELGMKNEYAAATLVFSVKGADWPKIKAYLNTDNSIYTGATAKTAWGYPNMLSYTPSSSAFQLRRLNLSLQDDGSVVINAFQIFNTDSLDENNIHKNYQAAVKELPAIVKYLNQEAIGFENAVLHQYADELYIREGVRIIGEYTLTGEDLFNNINFKDKIAYGSYPMDLQATRRDRFGGTILSSRNIYTIPITIMVPKLIDNLLIVGRSASYDPLAHSSARTVPVGMALGQAAGILASYSIDHSLSVRTCSLDSSHVRNIQTVLIASGVTLDTPLNTIHPEKSSWAYPYIVSLRKKAFLSMEYDFKNDYRCRETATFETLSRILTLIQANSSIKLPAPTAPSHTHAALTPWQIVSIFNHLLNTHHKDLNALYHADIIDYNTFIHIDKKKVLLNEDLYAMMSGLIDYIMP
- a CDS encoding DEAD/DEAH box helicase; this translates as MIIESILFNQLEITEEIKKAVTDMGFEETTPIQTKAIPVILEGKDVIAQAPTGTGKTCAFGIPAIEAIQTDNDKVQVLILCPTRELVIQTSEELKSLYKYKEGVRALPIYGGQQIDRQILALKKRPQIIIGTPGRVMDHLRRKTLKFEHLNMIVLDEADEMLNMGFREDIDIILESVPEERQFVLFSATLPKAIMDIANKYQKDAVKINVVHKVMTVPTVEQFYLETRESSKVEVLSRIIDANNFKLSVVFCNTKKRVDDLCKDLQTRGYSAEALHGDMKQLQRDNVMGRFRSGLIDILIATDVAARGIDVDDIDAVFNYDVPSDEEYYVHRIGRTGRAKREGVSYTFAAGRELSKLRDIQKYTKSKIKLIKPPTIEDIKENKLSGILDEVKDVLEQGKLTKYVKYIEQMLDELGDVSQDNYATSLELAAAFLKMTMKKTIMGSSKDVKPEDLSSGMSASIDAYEGNMVRLFINVGKKDNLQINDLVKFIASNTNIEGKSIGKVDMLDKFSFFEIPKTHLGEAMSNLIDQTLKGRKVNLEVANKKQGGRGGRSSQGGSQGSGNKSYSRR